One Diabrotica virgifera virgifera chromosome 3, PGI_DIABVI_V3a genomic window carries:
- the LOC114326020 gene encoding replication factor C subunit 4: protein MHSFLKSGKLGEPASKSGTSKSVKKPKSVPWVEKYRPKTVADVVEQSEAVAVLEQCISGADLPNLLFYGPPGTGKTSTILAAARQLFGDIYKERILELNASDERGIQVIRDKVKTFAQLTASGTRPDGKPCPPFKIVILDEADSMTHAAQAALRRTMEKETRTTRFCLICNYVSRIIEPLTSRCTKFRFKPLNESMIFERLTLICKEEGVQCDDDALNGLVETSGGDMRRAITCLQSCAKLKGTQEKIDVESVLEVTGVVPTNWLDEFLSVCKNLVDYNNIENFIQKLMLEAYAASQILEQLNEKLINCDEFNDKQKALIGEKLGSVSFRLQDGGSEYIQLLDLGNTIIKAYAM from the coding sequence ATGCATTCATTTTTAAAGTCTGGAAAATTAGGAGAGCCTGCCTCCAAGAGTGGAACATCAAAGTCTGTAAAGAAACCAAAATCTGTACCATGGGTAGAAAAATACAGACCGAAAACAGTAGCTGATGTAGTTGAACAAAGTGAGGCAGTTGCAGTTCTTGAACAGTGTATATCAGGTGCAGATTTACCGAATTTACTTTTCTATGGCCCTCCGGGTACTGGTAAAACAAGTACCATTTTAGCAGCAGCAAGACAACTCTTTGGTGACATCTATAAAGAAAGAATCCTTGAACTAAATGCATCTGATGAAAGAGGTATTCAGGTGATTAGAGATAAAGTAAAGACATTTGCCCAATTAACTGCTAGTGGCACCAGACCAGATGGCAAACCATGTCCACCGTTTAAAATAGTGATATTAGATGAAGCAGATTCAATGACACATGCTGCTCAAGCTGCCCTACGTAGAACTATGGAGAAAGAGACAAGGACCACAagattttgtttaatttgtaattatgtgTCCAGAATAATAGAACCATTGACATCTAGATGTACtaaatttaggtttaaaccgTTAAACGAAAGCATGATATTTGAAAGATTAACTTTAATTTGTAAAGAAGAGGGAGTTCAGTGTGATGACGATGCTTTAAATGGTCTTGTAGAAACTAGTGGGGGAGATATGAGAAGAGCTATTACGTGTTTGCAGAGTTGTGCTAAACTGAAGGGTACACAAGAAAAAATAGATGTTGAGAGTGTACTTGAAGTTACAGGAGTTGTACCCACTAACTGGCTTGATGAATTTTTATCTGTTTGCAAGAATTTGGTAGACTATAATAACATagaaaattttatacaaaaattaatgttGGAAGCTTATGCAGCATCACAAATTTTGGAGCAACTCAATGAAAAACTTATTAACTGTGACGAGTTTAATGATAAGCAAAAAGCTCTCATAGGAGAAAAGCTGGGATCTGTTAGTTTTCGCTTACAAGATGGTGGTTCTGAATATATTCAGTTACTTGATCTAGGAAATACAATTATTAAAGCTTATGCTatgtaa
- the LOC114326021 gene encoding DNA mismatch repair protein Mlh1 translates to MEPPQLRKLNEDVINRIAAGEIIQRPANALKELIENSIDAKSTNIQITVKNGGLKFLQIQDNGTGIRKDDFEIVCERFTTSKLREFEDLHKIATYGFRGEALASISHIAHLSITSKTKDDMCAYQAKYIDSKLQGTPKPLAGNQGTIITVEDLFYNMNVRKKALRSPAEEYQKVADVVSKYAVHNAPIGFALKKSNDGNDIRTPQNSTTVDNIRILYGNGIAKELLEFSMENQQFQFSAKGYISNVNYSPKKFQFLLFINHRLVDCQSLKKAIDQVYTTYLPKNTHPFVYMSLELNPTNIDVNVHPTKHEVHFLNEDQIVECIATAVETKLLGSNNSRTFYTQAKLPNVFEITSVHEKDKNDAQTKTIRPSFMVRTDANEQKLEKFFEKVQKKDDNATVQNQANDSLAEEDVQMNDESFLNRAENLENEFDLNRSEVPPVKETSERLQSSPTKTSENEVKKKDSPIATCDKLSNSFVKKVTRYETKLTSVLQLRREIEDNCHRGLRESFAQHVFVGSIDPSQALIQYSTKLFLCHTRTILEELFYQFIMYNFQNFDSYKFSNKISIYELSMICLDLPESGWVPEDGEKTTLSKQITTILTEKAPMLQDYFSIEIDKDGNLCSLPILLDNYLPDPKALPMYVVRLATEVNWESEIECFRTFAKETARFYSFVPEELNQNGKEWPWVTEHVLYPAIKEYFIPPKTFIEDGSVLEIADLHNLYKVFERC, encoded by the exons atGGAGCCTCCTCAACTAAGAAAGTTGAATGAAGATGTAATAAATAGAATAGCTGCAGGTGAAATAATACAACGTCCTGCAAATGCTCTGAAAGAATTAATAGAAAACAG TATCGATGCCAAATCCACAAATATTCAAATTACAGTTAAGAATGGTGGGCTTAAATTTTTACAA ATACAAGATAATGGCACTGGGATTAGAAAGGATGATTTTGAAATAGTTTGTGAGAGATTTACAACTTCTAAACTAAGAGAATTTGAAGATTTACATAAGATTGCCACATATGGTTTTCGTGGAGAAGCTTTGGCAAGCATTTCCCATATTGCTCATCTTTCTATTACATCAAAAACCAAAGATGATATGTGTGCCTACCA AGCCAAATATATTGACAGTAAATTACAAGGAACTCCAAAACCCTTAGCAGGAAATCAGGGCACAATAATCACTGTAGAAGATTTATTTTACAATATGAATGTAAGAAAAAAAGCATTGAGATCTCCTGCCGAAGAATACCAGAAGGTAGCTGATGTTGTTAGTAAATATGCTGTTCATAATGCTCCAATAG GTTTTGCGCTGAAGAAATCAAATGATGGCAATGATATCCGGACACCTCAGAATTCAACTACAGTTGACAACATTAGAATCCTCTATGGAAATGGAATAGCAAAGGAATTATTAGAATTTTCTATGGAAAATCAACAATTCCAGTTTAGTGCAAAAGGATACATTTCAAATGTAAATTATTCTCCTAAGAAGTTTCAGTTTCTGTTGTTTATCAACCATCGATTAGTAGACTGTCAAA GCTTGAAAAAGGCAATCGATCAAGTATATACCACTTATCTACCCAAGAATACTCATCCGTTTGTTTACATGAGTCTAGAATTGAATCCAACAAATATCGATGTAAATGTGCATCCTACTAAACATGAAGTTCACTTTTTAAATGAGGATCAAATAGTTGAGTGTATCGCAACTGCTGTAGAAACTAAACTTTTAGGGTCTAATAATTCCAGGACTTTTTACACCCAA gctAAACTACCAAACGTATTTGAAATAACATCAGTGCATGAAAAAGACAAAAACGACGCCCAAACAAAAACGATACGTCCAAGCTTTATGGTTCGGACTGACGCCAACGAGCAAAAGTTGgagaaattttttgaaaaagtacAAAAGAAAGATGATAATGCAACTGtgcaaaaccaagctaatgattCGTTGGCGGAGGAGGATGTCCAAATGAATGATGAATCATTTTTGAATAGAGCCGAAAATTTGGAAAATGAATTTGATTTGAATAGATCAGAGGTTCCTCCTGTTAAAGAAACAA GTGAAAGGCTTCAAAGTTCTCCTACGAAAACCAGCGAAAATGAAGTAAAAAAGAAAGACAGTCCGATAGCAACTTGTGATAAATTAAGTAATTCATTTGTGAAAAAAGTTACtag GTATGAAACAAAGCTGACAAGTGTACTGCAACTAAGAAGAGAAATAGAAGATAACTGTCACAGAGGTTTGAGAGAAAGCTTCGCCCAACATGTCTTCGTCGGCAGTATAGATCCTTCCCAAGCTCTCATCCAATACAGCACTAAACTCTTCCTTTGTCACACCAGGACCATACTCGAGGAGCTTTTCTATCAATTCATCATGTACAATTTTCAAAACTTCGATAGTTACAAATTTTCCAATAAAATATCAATATACGAATTGTCTATGATCTGTTTAGATTTGCCGGAATCTGGATGGGTGCCAGAAGACGGCGAAAAGACAACATTATCAAAACAAATCACAACAATTTTGACAGAAAAGGCACCGATGCTTCAGGATTACTTTTCTATAGAGATAGATAAAGATGGAAATTTGTGTAGTCTTCCTATATTATTAG ATAACTATCTACCTGATCCTAAAGCTTTGCCGATGTACGTCGTTCGATTGGCCACAGAGGTAAATTGGGAATCAGAAATAGAGTGTTTCCGAACTTTCGCTAAAGAAACAGCAAGATTTTATTCTTTTGTGCCAGAAGAACTCAACCAGAACGGGAAAGAGTGGCCTTGGGTTACCGAACACGTTCTGTATCCAGCTATAAAGGAATATTTCATTCCTCCGAAGACGTTTATAGAAGACGGTTCTGTGTTAGAAATAGCCGATTTACACAATCTGTATAAAGTTTTTGAGAGATGTTGA